A section of the Mesobacillus jeotgali genome encodes:
- a CDS encoding DUF1292 domain-containing protein, with protein MEKLEVGEVFTISDENDVEQEVEVIGALTIEGTDYAAVSFVEDLQTETDDDIDIFFLKMDEDGDLAAIESDDEFEKVSSAFDEMMNEEE; from the coding sequence ATGGAAAAACTTGAAGTAGGCGAAGTATTCACAATTAGTGATGAGAACGATGTTGAACAAGAGGTAGAGGTGATCGGGGCTTTGACAATTGAAGGTACTGACTATGCGGCAGTAAGCTTCGTAGAAGATCTTCAAACAGAGACTGACGACGATATTGATATTTTTTTCCTCAAGATGGATGAAGATGGAGATTTAGCCGCCATAGAATCTGATGACGAATTTGAGAAGGTTTCTTCAGCCTTTGACGAGATGATGAATGAAGAAGAATAG
- a CDS encoding glycoside hydrolase family 18 protein, with product MTKRFLAILMIILIFIGGFLSGSLLANKRQNQEASNFNNASLSAKTPAVKIVPEMKQASKVLIGYVQDFRNPETIDYDGLTHVVFSFVHPAVDGSIIMNGDHAIKNLRAVVANAQKTDTKVMLAIGGWYHINGGESYDYFKTAISHPEARKKLVQELVSFTKRENLDGVDIDFEHPRSKEDALYLALFSKDLSAQLKPIAKELSIAVNAKVHSVTGTEIHSVVFEPSMFKYFDHVNLMAYDGQWDGEYNAANLSPFSYSANIVSYWTSLFDQHGYSREKLVLGVPLYAQPENPSAKQLSYKAITEHAPGNAVKDQVNINGTTYYYNGHSTLKKKTELALSQQLGGMMLWEAGLDAAGNQSATILIANELNKHQDVRYYTRK from the coding sequence ATGACAAAACGCTTCCTGGCAATATTGATGATAATTTTAATCTTCATAGGCGGTTTTCTATCTGGTTCATTACTTGCCAATAAACGCCAAAACCAAGAGGCCTCCAACTTCAATAATGCATCATTATCCGCGAAAACACCTGCTGTAAAAATTGTCCCGGAAATGAAACAGGCCTCTAAGGTCTTGATTGGCTATGTCCAGGACTTTCGAAATCCTGAAACAATCGATTATGACGGTTTAACACATGTTGTTTTCTCTTTTGTTCATCCTGCTGTAGATGGCTCAATTATAATGAATGGGGATCATGCTATCAAAAACTTGAGGGCGGTTGTTGCGAACGCTCAAAAAACTGATACAAAGGTGATGCTGGCTATTGGAGGCTGGTACCATATCAATGGCGGAGAATCTTATGATTACTTTAAGACAGCGATTTCACACCCTGAAGCCAGAAAAAAACTAGTACAAGAGCTTGTCAGTTTTACCAAAAGAGAAAATCTGGATGGAGTCGACATCGATTTTGAGCACCCACGCTCAAAAGAAGATGCCCTTTATCTTGCCCTTTTTTCCAAAGATTTAAGTGCACAGCTGAAACCAATCGCTAAAGAGTTGTCCATCGCTGTTAATGCAAAGGTACACAGCGTAACAGGGACTGAAATTCACTCCGTCGTGTTTGAGCCATCTATGTTTAAGTATTTTGACCACGTCAATTTGATGGCATATGATGGTCAATGGGATGGAGAATATAATGCTGCGAATTTATCGCCATTCTCTTATTCTGCCAATATAGTTAGCTATTGGACCTCGCTATTTGATCAACATGGCTATTCAAGAGAGAAACTCGTTCTCGGGGTCCCTCTTTATGCTCAGCCAGAAAATCCTTCAGCAAAACAGCTCTCTTATAAAGCAATAACAGAACATGCACCTGGGAATGCCGTTAAGGATCAGGTCAATATAAATGGAACGACTTACTATTATAATGGACACTCTACCCTGAAAAAAAAGACTGAACTGGCACTTTCACAGCAGCTTGGAGGTATGATGCTTTGGGAAGCGGGACTTGACGCAGCGGGGAATCAAAGCGCAACCATACTGATTGCAAATGAGCTTAACAAGCACCAGGACGTACGCTATTATACAAGAAAGTAA
- a CDS encoding alpha/beta fold hydrolase, translating to MNSKKINAANTEISFYDEGKGKPVVLIHGFAGGKQYWDKVLPQLAEGNRVIALDLPGHGQSGMAKESYSIEDMAATIKELLDQLGVDKVTMFGHSLGGYIALAFAEIYPHNLNGFSLVHSTANPDTKEAREGRETNAAKIREDGPDSFIEGLSKKLFSPENNDLNSYDILQTVKIGMNTTVEGLVSALIAMKNRSDRNHVLEETELPVLLIAGEKDQIIPPEKTFSVSKTNINKSIIKNAGHMSMYEQPEELVRTMKEFLASL from the coding sequence ATGAATTCCAAGAAAATAAACGCAGCTAACACTGAAATTAGTTTTTATGATGAAGGAAAAGGAAAACCAGTCGTACTAATCCATGGTTTTGCCGGCGGAAAGCAATATTGGGACAAAGTCCTGCCTCAATTGGCTGAGGGGAACAGAGTCATAGCTCTGGATTTGCCTGGACATGGACAATCTGGAATGGCGAAGGAAAGTTACTCCATAGAAGATATGGCAGCAACAATCAAAGAATTACTTGATCAATTAGGAGTAGACAAAGTGACAATGTTTGGTCATTCTCTCGGGGGATATATAGCTCTCGCCTTTGCAGAAATATATCCACATAATTTAAACGGTTTTTCATTGGTTCATTCTACTGCGAATCCTGACACTAAGGAAGCCAGGGAAGGCAGGGAAACAAATGCAGCGAAAATTCGGGAAGATGGACCGGATTCTTTTATAGAGGGACTTTCCAAAAAGCTTTTCTCACCAGAAAACAATGACCTTAACTCCTACGATATCCTTCAAACGGTCAAAATCGGAATGAATACAACTGTAGAGGGCCTTGTCAGTGCTTTGATTGCTATGAAGAACAGGTCAGACAGGAATCATGTGCTGGAAGAAACTGAGCTCCCGGTACTCCTGATTGCAGGTGAAAAAGATCAAATAATTCCACCTGAAAAAACGTTCAGTGTCAGTAAAACCAATATCAATAAGAGCATCATCAAAAACGCCGGCCATATGAGCATGTATGAACAGCCAGAAGAACTAGTAAGAACAAT